Below is a genomic region from Selenomonadales bacterium.
ACGAAATGTTCTCCGTATTGATGGGGGATAAAGTAGAACCGCGTCGTAAATTCATCGAAAAACATGCCAAAGAAGTTCGTAACCTCGATATCTAACAGAAATATAAAAAAGTCGGGCTCGTCCCGACTTTTTTTGTGAAAGGATAGATGCACGTGCCACAGAGGTCTTTCAAAGTATTTCGTTTTCTTGCGATATTCAGCTCAATATTGATGGCGTTTGCTCTCATGCTTGATCTTGCCGTATATGGTACGTGGAAGGATATCCTGCGTCCGCATGTCGTGTCGTTTGACGGTACGATCATTACTGCGATACGCATCCACACATCGGAATTATTAAGTCAAGTCATGATACTCATTACCGAGTGCGGATCGTTCGAGTTTTATATAACGGTCGGCGGCGTTATCGTAATATGGCTTTGCCTCAAAAAGAGGATATTGGAAGGTATCATGCTCGTCGTCTGCTCGGGTGGGAGCGGTCTGATGACGCTTCTTATCAAAAGTATCGTTATGCGGTTTCGTCCCGATATGATGCCTGTTATCGCTGAAACGGGGTACAGTTTTCCAAGCGGTCATTCGGTGACGGCAGTCTGTTTCTACGGATACTTGGCATTTCTCTATTGGGCGTACGGCAAGTCACCTGTGATGCGCAAAGTAGGTATCATCGGTGCCGTACTTATGATACTCGGTATCGGTATCAGCCGCATCTATCTCGGTGTCCATTTCCCGACGGATGTGATCGGCGGATATATCGGCGGTCTTATGTGGCTCAGCCTGTCGGTTCTTGTGCTATATTATGCGAAACGAAAAGATACTCATTCAAAATAAAAAAGGTTTACCCTGTATAGGGTAAACCTTTTTTGCTTCTTAGTAACCGAGTTCTTCTTTGATAATAACGATATGAATATCGGTGAGGAACGGGCGTCTGTTCGTCACATTTGTGATGGTACAGATGCGTTCGGGACCGCGGCAATCAATACAATGACCTGTCTTGACACATGGCGGTGCTTTTTTGAGACGACCTACTTCAAAAAGACGTTTGGCATTCATCGGAGCGGCGATGTTTTTGACGCGTTCGATACCTGCCTCTACATCGGGTACGAGCTTGTTGATGCCTGCTGCGACAATGACACGCTTCGGACCGAAGGACAGAGCCGCTACACGGTTGCCGAATCCGTCAATATTGACAAGCTCGCCTGTTTCGGTCAGTGCGTTCGTACTGGTAAGGAATACATCGCATAAGAGCTGGCGACGACGGAAGTCGAGCAGCTGCTGCGGACTGATACCGGGCTTATTGTGATCAAAGATGAGATGACCTTTTGCATCAAGCTCATCAAGAATATCAAGCTCTTTGATCGTGACAGAGCCGCCGACACCGATCGTTGCACCTTCATCAATAAGCGAGCATACGATCTGCGCGCCTTCTTCTTTCGTTTCTGCCACATAGACAGAAAAATTATTTTTTTTGAGATTGGAGATCGTATTTTCAAGTATCATATCTGTCATCATATTCAAATCTCCTCAATCATTCTTAATAACCGAGTTCTTCTTTGATAAGAACGATATGGATATCGGTAAGCGGAGGACGTTTTTTCGTGATCGTCGTGACATTGCAGATACGACCCGGGAGCTGGCAGTCTACGCAATGGCCG
It encodes:
- a CDS encoding lactate utilization protein gives rise to the protein MMTDMILENTISNLKKNNFSVYVAETKEEGAQIVCSLIDEGATIGVGGSVTIKELDILDELDAKGHLIFDHNKPGISPQQLLDFRRRQLLCDVFLTSTNALTETGELVNIDGFGNRVAALSFGPKRVIVAAGINKLVPDVEAGIERVKNIAAPMNAKRLFEVGRLKKAPPCVKTGHCIDCRGPERICTITNVTNRRPFLTDIHIVIIKEELGY
- a CDS encoding phosphatase PAP2 family protein, with translation MPQRSFKVFRFLAIFSSILMAFALMLDLAVYGTWKDILRPHVVSFDGTIITAIRIHTSELLSQVMILITECGSFEFYITVGGVIVIWLCLKKRILEGIMLVVCSGGSGLMTLLIKSIVMRFRPDMMPVIAETGYSFPSGHSVTAVCFYGYLAFLYWAYGKSPVMRKVGIIGAVLMILGIGISRIYLGVHFPTDVIGGYIGGLMWLSLSVLVLYYAKRKDTHSK